In Gigantopelta aegis isolate Gae_Host chromosome 6, Gae_host_genome, whole genome shotgun sequence, the following are encoded in one genomic region:
- the LOC121373954 gene encoding uncharacterized protein LOC121373954 → MRKSLRLVFMVCFLYSVIYAESYQTNTGVKDSVACAVNDVCKSVHMPHSMINNDVFCCLNGQLPSVNMINMVVSCTCDPSRTMTPDQLAETLTKTFSFVGQTVKNSLTSVGHTLQNVFTGVKNTLSAELQNLFG, encoded by the exons ATGCGTAAGTCCCTGCGCTTAGTTTTCATG gTGTGTTTTCTGTACAGTGTGATATACGCTGAGTCTTACCAGACCAATACAG GTGTCAAAGACTCCGTTGCCTGTGCCGTTAACGATGTCTGTAAAAGTGTGCACATGCCACACAGCATGATCAACAACGACGTGTTCTGTTGTCTGAACGGCCAACTCCCATCGGTGAACATGATCAACATGGTGGTATCCTGCACGTGCGACCCCTCCAGAACCATGACCCCTGACCAGCTGGCGGAAACCTTGACAAAGACCTTCTCTTTTGTTGGCCAGACCGTGAAAAACTCGTTGACGTCCGTCGGACACACCTTGCAGAACGTCTTCACCGGGGTTAAAAACACCCTCAGCGCCGAATTACAAAATCTGTTTGGCTGA